The DNA window AAGCCCGGTAGCCAGCCTTTGTGTCAAATCCTCCACAGCTATCTTCATCACATCCTTCCTCATCCCAATATCAGCAGCATATCTACTGGCACAGTACACCCCAACAGCTGTTGCAGCCATTCCATAGACGTTGGTTGTCACAAGACGCAGCGGTGTCGAGAGAACAGCTGCCAGAGGTCCTCCGATGATTGAAACTGCTTGCCCACTTTGTCCCATGGTCCTCTGATCAACCACAAGTAGTCCAGTTTTGCAGTATATTGCAAAGTCTTCACAGTTGTTCTTGAATACATTATAGCATCCAAAGCCATTGTCGAGTAGGTATTTCGCTCGATGAACCACAAGATCATCTGAATCAGAGCTAGCAAGGGTGCAAGTTCCACCTCGAGCTTTCGCGAGAAAGAGAGCAGGACTGACAGCATACTCAAAACGATACAACACTCCACCAGCAAGAAAACAGTTCAAACATGAAGACAGAACCCCATTTCCTTCTTCTACAGGAATGCAAGTAGCGCACGGTACAAAGGATCGAGCAGGTCCTGAACTTACCAGTAAGACATCAAGCACGGTCCCAGTTCCTACTTCTTGACCCCTTCTGGTAAAGTGAATAACTCTGTCATCTCCAACATAGATCCCTGAATTGTTCCCATCAGCGATAtagattggagaaaagaaccAAAAGTGACACTAAGTAATGTTTGTTTCGAAATGAAACTAGTATTAATACAATTCACTCTCATCATACATATATGATAATTGTAGCATAAATGGTATATTCTGCTAGAGGTTGAGAACATAACATGTCAGTGTATCCAATAGAGATCCATAAATGGACCACGTCGATAGAGGCTATTTCGAGTTCAACCTTAGAAACCCATAAGTTcttatgaaacaaaattttgaagaaacataTAACGCccgttagaaatcacgaccttccacaatagtatgataaagtggctttgcttttgggtTCACCAagaggcctcataccaatgaagatatattacatacttataaacccatgatcatccccgGACTCCCTCCTAACAATCTTCAACGAACCCAACATAAGAAGAATCAAATGTGAGGCTCATATAAAGCAGTCTCATATGTATCAAACAATCCCAATGACTAAATCAGATGTTAACAAAAGCATACTCCAATTCTTCTGCTCTCACATAAAAAGATTTCCTCAAGCAATTAATCAACCCTTTCAAACTACCCAGAAGGCAAGAAGAACAGTTGGGGCATATTTGATTCTAATCGAATCATCTCGAAAACTACAGGGCATACAAATAATTTCTCATGGAGaaacaaggaaaagaaaaaaaatgaaggaaagagCGAGAACCATGATGGGCATAGATATAAGCAGCCCGCCAAGAGTAGATATGATCACCCGGTTTCAAGCTTTCCCGATTAACTCTGCAAGCAAACCAAAGGATTTTGCATTTAGGCGAAAAGGGCATTGAAATTGGTTAAAATTAAGGGTACCCAATAGATTAAAACATGTAATAAAGctgaagaacagagaaaattGGTAGATCAAATACCTGTTGGAAAGAAGCCCCATAGCTCTCTCTTTGTTTGCACCCTTCGGCGATTATGGGAACTGGGTCTTTCTCCCTAAAACCGAAATTTCAGAAATGGGTTAGCCGGATTGTAAGCGAGAAGCGTAAAGGGAAAGGAATAGAGAGAGACTTACGATTGTGCCCTCCAGCATGGGCTTAGCCGCGTGGTATCAGTGTGTGTCGGTATTGTTGCGGCCTAAAGAAGAAAGCGCTTTGACGAAGGTTTCCTTGGATTGTGTCGGTTCATCAAGTGATAAGCTTATGATTAACTACCCTAAACAAAATCCAAGCCGGTTTCGAATCTCACGTCTGTTCATCCACGAATCCAGTTGAAACCTCATTCATAATCATCttattattttgactttctttacAAAGATTACTTCATAATAtcttataaacattttttttttttttttttgaaattagtATTTGTTGTCTTACCCTTTctttacaataatttttatacttcaACGTTTAAACTCCTAATAAATAAACAGAGTAAAAATAACCATAAATTACTAACAAATgatataaattgaagaaatgatGGTTCACATTAGAGGttgtaatattaatataagAACTTTATCCTTGGTGAAAGCAGGACACAACCTAATAAAGAACTCTGCTTTAcctccaaaatttcttttttttttttcttttcccctacCAACAAATGTTCAATCTTAACAAAACAAGATTAAGAACGAAAGAAGGGatcaaaaaccaaaaccccatgagcaaaaaggaaaaaaaaaactctttttttagttttttatttacagATCCGTGTTCATGTTGGCAACGAAGTGGTGCCGGAAGAGCCCTTCTTTTCAGTTAAATCCCCATCCTCTGTTCCTCTCACTGAAATAACAACATGGGGTTGTTCATCTTCAGCTTCAACAAATGGGTTTATGGTTCCTTTGTGAAGCAACTGAGGCTTCTCTGGTGAAACCGTTGCTTCAATGCTCTTGAAGTGGGCTTTTAGAGAGAGTTCGACCACTGCCTCCGACAAGTCTTCTACTGATTTAACTATCTCGATCAATATGGAAGCCACTGTCGCGTCTGGAATTATTTCTAGAAGGTTTGTGGTTTGTGCTGTGCCTAATTTTAGGGTGTCTTTTAGATCGTTCATGGCGGATTTGGCGGCGTTTAGATGCACTTGGGATGAGGGTGATGGATTTGTCATCGCCTTCATTCCTGTGGCTAAGGCTTTTAGGGCCTTTCCTGATTCTGAACTTAATGTCTTGCATGGAACTTCGATCATTCTTCGCAATTGAGATGGGTCCTGTGTCTGTGATACAATATAAATTTCAGAGTTAGTTACCAATGTGAAATTACATGCTTTAATGAACTACTAAATCTAAAGGCTTAAGCTCATAGATTCaagtattttcatttttatgcaTATTTTTAGCTCCTTTCTTACTAGCATGGTTCCCGAATCACGAACAttcacaatggtacgatattgttcACCTtaagcataagttctcatgactttgttttttgtttccccaaaagacctcgtaccactagagatgtattccttacttataaactcatgatcatctcCTTAATTAGCTGAGGTGGGATTGCCcaccaacaatcctcaaccatTATACCATCTATGGAGCTTTCAAATAGTCTCTCTTTGATTGAGGATTGACTCATTTTCTCGGGAcccatcgaacaaagtacgccatTTGTTCGAAACTGGAGCcacttttttactacactTTTAAGACTCACAActtatttgttcgacatttgaggattttattagcatgactaagttaaggacatgactttgatatcatgttaaaAATCGcggacctccacaatggtatggtattgaccattttgagcataaactctcattgctttgcttttggtcTCCTCGAAtgcctcatactaatggagatagcGTTTCTTACtcataaattcatgatcattctcttaACTAGTTGACGTGGCAAAGTAGAAAGTTAAgaggagaaatttgaagagaaaaactTTGGAGAAAAAAGATGGGATAGTTACTTGGATTTGAGGGCAAAGGTGGCGATTGAGAGCTTCAATCTGGTAGGCACACTGTCGAGTGAGGGATCCAATTTTCAAGTAGTGTTTCCATGGATGACGAAACCTAAACTTTCCATGTTTTGGTTCCCATCTTGCAAAGTTAGCCTGTCAGACATCAATATAAACCCTTAATGTCCAAGCAATTACAAAAGTTAGTGCCTTTCATGCTACCTACTGCCAaagaaacaagagagagagagagagagaacccACCATGGAATCTTCCATGCTTTTAGAATTAAGCACAGCTTTGTATCCTTCAACAAAGGATTTACCTTTTTCAGTAGCAACACCATGTTCTCCATCTTCACAACAGTAAAAATATTCCCCACCAAACCCTGTAAAAATTCAACCTTTATTACTCATACTCCTCTTACAAGATTATGTCAAATAACTGCAACATTTTCTAACCTTCTAGGTAATCCGCTAGCTTGTTTATATTAGAAGTAACCGAATTGTGAAGAGTTTCACCAGCCCAAACAGGGCAAACCAAAATGGAGATCATAATGCAGATTGCTCCACCAACAAGAATGGTGGACAGTCTCTGATGAGCCAATGTCAAGAATTCATCGATCCGATACCCCGAAATCGAAACCAAACTGAAAGTCAATATGAATATCAACACTCCATAATCATATCTCGCTTTGATTCCCGGGAAGAACCTTGAAAATGTGGCTGATGCAGCTGCAACCCAAAACCAATCACAAGTTTTATTCAAAGTTTCatgctttaaaatttaaaattaaaaaaaaaaaaaaaaaaaaaaaaaaaaaaaagttacctataagaaaaacaaagatgcCCAAAACAAAGGGTTCTCCTTTCTGTCCAGAGAGATTGGCCAAGTAGTTAACTCCCACTCCTAAAGAGCCAGCAAGCAGTGTACCTAAACCTCTATTCAAGCCTTTACTAAGCGTTGCCCCTGAAAAACACATcacaataaataaactaaacaaaaaaagctTCAAACTTTAAGCAACAATATTCCCAATTTgatcaaaacaaaaaccataCTAACCTACGGTGAATTCAAAGATGACCACAACGGTCATAACAGCCCAAATCCCAGAGGCACCGAAGCCATCATAGAGAGGGTTCCAATAGTAAAACAATGAGACCAAAGTTAGAGCCACTCCAACTTTAATGGAGTGAATAATTCTTCTTGGGTCATCCTGTCCAagtttcttgattttcatGGCAATCTCCATGGCTTTGTTCTTCACTACCTGAATCCCCATAGCCAAAGCCttgaaaattgagagaaaaatgaaggagGGGTGTGGTTGGGAGAGAGGAGTGTTGGGGTATTTATAAGTGAAAAGGGTTTAAAAAGGgttgaaattgagaagaatATTGAGATTGGACATcatgtgttgtgttgtgttgtgttgtgttggtGTCTTTTTGTGTGTCATACGGACAAAGATTTTGTGTTTGGGacagagagagaatgaaagaagtaGGAAAGAGACATATGCTGACTCATCATTCGGctgtgttttattttattcatctcTGAAAAAAACAGGCAGCGCCATTTTCGAAGTGAAAGCAAAAAAAGGTACGGAACCGAACTATCTCCATTTGCACCAAAAAAGGAAGGGATTAAACAATTTAAGGTTTTGGAGGttcacaaataataataatggtgttgttatgtatgtgtatgtcactttattcttttgtttgtaaaccattataaacattaatttatgGTAGAGCACTACCACACGGATATGCGTTTCCACCTTTTTTTTGTATAACCTTATCACTCTATCGTATGATATTTTATACGTCACAGATCCgatattgattggagagggaatgaaacatttattgattgtgagatctcacgtcggttggagaagaaatAAATCACTCCttctaagggtgtgaaaacctcttcctaacgaACTCGTTTTGAAATCATGAGgatgacgacgatatgtaatgggccaaagtggacaatatctactactagcggtgagtgtgtcagcgagaacgctggcccccaagaggggtggattgtgagatccccacatcggttggagaagaaacAAACCACTCCTtctaagagtgtggaaacctcttcctaacaaacgtgttttaaaatcgtgagattgacgacgatatgtaacgggtcaaagtagacaatatctgctagcggtgagtttgagctgttacaaatggtattagagccagatactgagcagtgtgtcagcgagaacactggcccctaaaggggtggattgtgagatcccacatcgattggaaagtGAACAAATCactccttataagagtgtagaaaccttcccctaacagacgcattttaaaatcgtgatgCTAACAATAATACATAACCGGtcaaacagacaatatctattagcggtgagcttaggccgttacactTCTTTTGTACTCTTTTAAGCCATCATCTAACTTCAATTCTTTCTCGAGCATACACTTTTGTCAACTAATGCAATGAATAGGGCTATGCACAAGTAGAGAGGGAAGACACACACCCATGCCATTGATCTTGTGACTTATCAGTCCACCACACAACCTAAAAATTTAAGACAATGGGTTAATGGgtctttactatttttatgGATACACTCTTCTCCTGTGGGGTGTAAAAATTTGCACAAAAGTCCATCATGCAGTTACCAATATTAAGCTCTAATACAAGACCTTATGCTCTTATATGATGTCAAATGAAGCAATTATAGTATATCTAATCTTTGATCAAAACTCTAACAAATTAAGGCATTTATGAGTAAGAAGTGAGTGAAGTTAATCCAAATAATGGTTTTGCTATTTAGAAAATGTGAAGGAAAGTTAGGGCTAGAGATTATAGCTTGTAGGGCAGGTGCATGCTGAAGCATTAGGTCAATTTCCAGGAAAGTGTgtagctatatatatatatataagttgaGCCTAACGCGCAATCTTTAGGCCATAAAGTTGCAGGGAAGTTTCTCAAGTTTTGATTGTGATACAGCTCTAAAACTTGAATATTGTTTTCAATTAActtgagaaagagagaaaaagagctGTAATCCACCAttatttggttgattttgatTCATGGAACTAAAATGGAAAGGATAAACAAATATTCCAAACAACAactgttttcatttttcactcCTCTAATGTAAGTTGACTCGACTTTGTTGTAACCCACATGAAAATTAATCGACTCTAGtgtttttcttatctttgATGTTGTTACCAACGATAACAAATGTGAGAAAGGTCTAGACGTTGACAACATTGAAGACTGACGATGAGCATCGCAATTCCATTAATGGAGGGTTGTTGTGTCAGTCAGTCATAttaatagaatcttcaaatgtgTAACAAACAAAGTTGTAAACCTTGAACGTGTAGTCAAACAAAGGATGTACTTTATTTCAAGCTCAATAATATCGTTAGGGTTTACTTACAATAATATACTGTTTCTCTACTGTATGACTATGGATATGGATATATACAATGTTCATTGACAATAACAAAAGGTCAAAACTCATATGCAAACAGTCAGCCTTTTCAACCATAAACAAAAGGgaacttaaaaagaaagaaagagaaaagggtTATGAAAGTCAAAGCCTTAAAGTATGTACTGTCACCATACATAGGAATCTGACTCAATCCCATTTTACTTTACTTCCATATGGTAACATTCATTTTTGGTTCTTACACCAATAAATATGAACactatcaaaatttatatgaacacacacaaaatataaacaaacatATCATATTGGACATCAATGATTATGTgcttttttctcttattttcaacatttttggTTCTTAGCTACTCTTATATGCACAAAACTATATGACACTTAAAGAttgaaaccaaaaaaaaaaaaaaaaaaaaaaaccaaaaaaaaaaNatgttttgtttttatactttttgtcatttaattttgtttctttttcttccccaCCCActtgtttgtattttatttcaaatatacatatatatatacatatattttattacctCTCTCATGTATATTTACTTAAAACACCTTTTTCATTCGACTTTTAGTAGTACAAATCGTCACGTATCCACtttaactctttttctttttctagaaTATTTCAAGAGATCGTTCTAACACAACTCTGAACACTCTTTATTATGATCAATCAAAAAGATATAACACTTCGAGACTGCTTGAGATTTCTTGAGATGAGGTATGTTAAAATAGGTACACAATGAACTCATATAATTATTGGGTTTGACCCTAGTTAGCTAACGATGATATTTCAATAAGGTTCCGTCTTTAgaacattatattttttttccgattctaattatagattaaaatacccttttagttcttgaattttgttcCATTTTAGTGTTTCTACGTTGAACCATAGTATTGTTTaattcttattatatatataaaaatccACTATCTATGTTCATGCACATTGTGTTTATATGATATGGTATTTGTGAGCGAATGAAAATGTGtcaccattattatttttaaaaagaaatgtgaCGTGGAAAATTGGAAGTGCTTTATCAATAAGTGATAACTAGACTCTACTCTCACAAACTTTTACTTTAATCAAATGCTTTAATTGCAAATTTCCAAATGTGGCTTCCATGTGTCACATTTAGCCTACCcctaattttataaacaaaaatatacgttttattttattcttttaactctattaatcaatcaaaataaaaaataatataaagaaaaaaaaacatacatgCTACTTATTGGGCCACAAAAGTAACAGCCTGGGCTCAAAATTGTAGTTGGGCTTTACCCAATCTAGCTCCACTCTATTAGATCCGGCCCAAtgttaaatattcaaattacaCTAAACCTAAACCTAATGCCCACGGGATTTCgaaagggagtgaattgtgagattccacattggttggagaggggaacgaaacatttttttataaggttttaaaacttcgagggaaagctcaaagaggacaatatctgctaacgatgggcttggactgttacaataTCATGCTAGcgttgagtatttcttaacaatCATATCTCTATATCAAGactctttctttatttggaTGTCACAATTATGAGCCCTAAAACATTCTCGTAGAACTCCATTGGTCGAAagatatatatagagagagagaagagtgAGTTTGAAAGACAGAGATTGGGGGGTATGGGGTTTGATAATGAAAGTATATATTAGATTGAAACAGTGTTTGGTTTGTGACCCCATCCTATCAATTTCACccaattattatataaaaatgcaACACATTCAATCCAACACTTACATTAGAGATGAACAAAAGCAATGAAAATGAGACcacctttttcatttttatattatattaatttgaacacccacttcaaaatatatactatattataaaatgaagTTTAATGAAATGTGTGAAGAACATACAAACAAATTTTGTCACCCACCTTCAAAATccattatgttattttaaaaaaaaatggagaaatatAGGAATAAAGAGATTAGTTAGGTATGCCCAAGTTGTTTGTTTCATTGACTTTACAGCCCACCCCTCAATTATGGCTTCTCCCCTCTGTTGGTATCTTCTACAACACAACACCCCTTTCTCTACCTTTCAATTTCCCCACCTTTTtccctcctcttcttctttattctttattctttatttgtGGAGCTTCCAACGGCCACGTTTCCCTCACTCgattactctttttttttccaatttcatCGAGAAACGAGTGCTAACAAGAACAGTTAGTCATGAAGAGGGGGTGGACATCCAGCGGTGTACTAACGAAGAACGAGTGTTAGCGAAAACGTTgggttaaaattataataatttaataagaatAGAATGGTGGATATTATTTAAGCAATTGTTTGGTTGTCGGGAAAATACAGCTGGAATTTAAAATCACAGAAGTTTAATTCATTTCGTTTACGACTAAAAACCCAATTCTAATCTGCCATCTGTCCCCTTCATTACATAACCTTATCAACGACTAATTGCAATTATTGACTTGGAAAATCtagttttaagatttttaattaattcttttttcttaaaaaaaaaaaaaaaagaaagaaaagaaatacatgACTAACACTTGGCCGACGGAGATAATtggataatttaaaatgtttttataaatatttatgaaaatcttCCACACtcacttttatttaatatataattgcatacaaaattgatatattaatcACTCTACACGTTTGAAgtaactaattttaatttatttcaaattttggtaGGTTTAtccaagatttgaaaaatcttTTCTATCAAtccaaacatttaaataaattgagtgGGTGATTCGAGCCATTTGAATAAAATTCACCACTCATTCACAACTCAACTCAGTTCTcgaatggttttttttttctagttatCTATAATGTTGTATTAacaactaaaatctcataaaattcaaatataagaAATTCATAAATCAAAGTATATAACTAACCTCCgttacaaaaatcaaatattttttaatattcataataacTTAAGAATATGGTAAGATCCGATCCTAACCctattttcaagtttctttttttctctttcttttatatatatatatatatatatatactctaaCTTGTGTACTAACTTTTTGTTACTTAAACCACACATCTATAGCTGGAATGGATGGAAGAGAGGTAGTTAGTTGGGTGAtgaacagaagaagaaaagtatgGAAATTTCAGATACTAAGAAACAAACATAGAAATGTGAAGCCTTCAACAGCAGACATTTTTATAGACGGATCATTAGACATTAAATATGGGAAGGAACAAGAAGACCAAACACCAGACCAGACCATaccatatattataataataattggttTCAAACAACCATATGCTCACTCCACCCTTTCATCAATTTAAGTACATGAATCAATCATGTACATTTTCCCCTCTTCTTTTTCCGTTCATTTTCACTCTTTTTCATCCCTTTaatccaaattaaattttgtcacatggaatatatatatatatatattaaccaattaataaattgaagtatatttagattaaaaaaataaataaatattttttttaatatgtttgtgtgaattcatttatataacGAATTTGGAATTAGCTTGAAACGTaatgaataaaacaaaataagtatttattattatttgtccCCGACCCTAACTGCGTGAATTAAATTCCCACAAGATTCTGAAAATTTATACAACACGCAGTGGGCAATTGCCCTTGGCTGACGTCATCATCAAATCATGATACAATATTACCATGCACGCACACCCCCAAGCAATGAACACGGCATGGagtatattgttttaaatatgtttattaaataatatttctattttataaagtttgtttcttttttgttacAATGATGACAACCTCTCCATCTTCGTCCCAATAATCACATCAACTATTATAGATTTTGACCCATTGTTTGGGAACTTATATATAATCATAtattattcatataaaatGCTTTCTTTTTGGTATAAGTTACGCTTTGAATGTTACATTAGTATATTCTTTAAAAGATACATGTAAAGTTGATAatgtttattttgtattttgaccattttcaattaatttcaattattttatagatTACGACAATGTTTATAATCTTTAATAAAtatccaaaatttatttaagctTATTTGACGAAGTGAATATATAGAACTAAtgatattttatctaattcaaaatcatagactaaatatatattaaattgaaataggtATGGTAATTTGTcttcaatatatttaatacgttaaaaaaatttgtatgagAAGGGGAGAGATgtaaataaagagaaaagtgGGGGGCAAAGGGGTaaaaagagggaagaaaaaaggTGGTAGAGGCGGGGCAGTTGGTCACGTGGTACAAGAAGCTGACACGTGGCAAATCATAGAACCGACAATGACAAGCGGGACATTATCCCGCATTAAACAAAAGGCAATTTTAGTTGCCCACACACCCATCTCTCTTTTCCTATTGGTTGCTTTCTTGACTTTTTTTACCTCCAAAAACACGTGGGACCCTCCTATTCGTGGAATTACACGCCTCAATTAAAgcggagagagaaaaaaatataagaattcaaaaaaaaacGAAAGCTCCATTTCTGATTGGACTTTACTTGGGCCCCACTTTTTGGGCGAATCTTCGTAAAATGCAAAAAATTTCGGGGCACAATTAAAAACTCACCCGTATGGTTGACGCGTGTACAGTGATTGGTTACCCTGTGGGCTCCACTTTCCTTTCCAGTTTCTAGCGCCAAAAGTCCAAAACCCCCTCGACAGACCTCTAACGCAATTCTACCTGCCAAGTAGGATCAGATCCACACGTGGGTCCCACTCCCTCTTT is part of the Cucurbita pepo subsp. pepo cultivar mu-cu-16 chromosome LG03, ASM280686v2, whole genome shotgun sequence genome and encodes:
- the LOC111789785 gene encoding uncharacterized protein LOC111789785 — encoded protein: MGLLSNRVNRESLKPGDHIYSWRAAYIYAHHGIYVGDDRVIHFTRRGQEVGTGTVLDVLLVSSGPARSFVPCATCIPVEEGNGVLSSCLNCFLAGGVLYRFEYAVSPALFLAKARGGTCTLASSDSDDLVVHRAKYLLDNGFGCYNVFKNNCEDFAIYCKTGLLVVDQRTMGQSGQAVSIIGGPLAAVLSTPLRLVTTNVYGMAATAVGVYCASRYAADIGMRKDVMKIAVEDLTQRLATGLIQVVEPQILPAMAPGSHLLTDR
- the LOC111789787 gene encoding aluminum-activated malate transporter 8-like, coding for MGIQVVKNKAMEIAMKIKKLGQDDPRRIIHSIKVGVALTLVSLFYYWNPLYDGFGASGIWAVMTVVVIFEFTVGATLSKGLNRGLGTLLAGSLGVGVNYLANLSGQKGEPFVLGIFVFLIAASATFSRFFPGIKARYDYGVLIFILTFSLVSISGYRIDEFLTLAHQRLSTILVGGAICIMISILVCPVWAGETLHNSVTSNINKLADYLEGFGGEYFYCCEDGEHGVATEKGKSFVEGYKAVLNSKSMEDSMANFARWEPKHGKFRFRHPWKHYLKIGSLTRQCAYQIEALNRHLCPQIQTQDPSQLRRMIEVPCKTLSSESGKALKALATGMKAMTNPSPSSQVHLNAAKSAMNDLKDTLKLGTAQTTNLLEIIPDATVASILIEIVKSVEDLSEAVVELSLKAHFKSIEATVSPEKPQLLHKGTINPFVEAEDEQPHVVISVRGTEDGDLTEKKGSSGTTSLPT